A single Suricata suricatta isolate VVHF042 chromosome 2, meerkat_22Aug2017_6uvM2_HiC, whole genome shotgun sequence DNA region contains:
- the LOC115285415 gene encoding putative 60S ribosomal protein L37a: protein MAKRTKKVGIVGKYGTRYGASLRKMVKKIEISQHAKYTCSFCGKTKMKRRAVGIWHCGSCMKTVAGGAWTYNTTSAVTVKSAIRRLKELKDW from the coding sequence ATGGCTAAACGCACCAAGAAGGTCGGAATTGTTGGTAAATACGGGACCCGTTATGGTGCCTCCCTCAGGAAAATGGTGAAGAAGATTGAAATAAGCCAGCATGCCAAGTACACTTGCTCTTTCTGTGGCAAAACCAAGATGAAGAGACGAGCTGTGGGGATCTGGCATTGTGGTTCCTGCATGAAAACCGTAGCTGGTGGTGCCTGGACCTACAACACCACTTCTGCTGTCACAGTAAAGTCGGCCATCAGAAGACTGAAGGAGTTGAAAGACTGGTAG